The following coding sequences lie in one Sedimentibacter sp. MB35-C1 genomic window:
- a CDS encoding exodeoxyribonuclease III — protein sequence MKLISWNVNGLRACVNKGFMDSFKELDADIFCLQEIKLQEGQIELELEGYHDFWNYAEKKGYSGTAVLTREQPLSEAYGIGIGEHDNEGRVITLEFDKFYLVNVYTPNSKRALERLEYRMKWEDDFRNYLLKLNEHKPVVMCGDLNVAHKEIDLKNPKTNKKSAGFTNEERSKMTELIEAGFIDTFRYFYPDKEEAYSWWSNFAKSRERNVGWRIDYFITSKEFENELLDAFIYPEYYGSDHCPVGLLIK from the coding sequence ATGAAATTAATATCATGGAATGTCAACGGGTTAAGAGCATGCGTGAACAAAGGATTTATGGATTCATTTAAGGAACTGGATGCAGATATTTTCTGTCTGCAAGAGATAAAACTTCAGGAAGGACAAATTGAGCTTGAATTAGAAGGATACCATGATTTTTGGAATTATGCCGAAAAGAAAGGTTATTCGGGAACAGCGGTATTAACGCGGGAACAGCCGTTGTCTGAGGCGTATGGAATCGGTATAGGGGAACATGATAACGAAGGAAGGGTTATAACTCTTGAATTTGATAAATTTTACTTGGTTAATGTATATACGCCAAATTCTAAAAGAGCCCTTGAAAGGCTTGAGTACAGGATGAAATGGGAGGATGATTTCAGAAATTACCTTCTTAAGCTCAATGAGCATAAGCCTGTAGTAATGTGCGGAGATTTAAATGTTGCACATAAGGAAATAGATTTAAAAAATCCTAAAACAAACAAAAAAAGTGCCGGATTCACAAATGAAGAAAGAAGCAAGATGACGGAACTGATTGAAGCAGGGTTTATTGATACATTTAGATATTTTTATCCTGACAAGGAGGAAGCATACTCATGGTGGTCTAATTTTGCCAAGTCAAGAGAAAGGAACGTAGGCTGGAGAATTGACTACTTTATAACATCAAAAGAGTTTGAAAATGAACTTTTAGATGCATTCATATACCCTGAATACTATGGAAGCGACCATTGTCCTGTGGGCCTGCTCATAAAATAA
- a CDS encoding 4-oxalocrotonate tautomerase produces MPIIQVEMLKGRTVEQKRALAERVTQAVMETANCPKEAVKIIIREMEFENYAQGGVLKCDDK; encoded by the coding sequence ATGCCTATTATTCAAGTTGAAATGCTAAAAGGAAGAACTGTGGAGCAGAAAAGGGCTCTTGCTGAAAGGGTAACTCAGGCAGTTATGGAAACGGCTAATTGCCCGAAAGAAGCTGTAAAGATTATAATAAGAGAAATGGAATTTGAGAATTACGCCCAGGGAGGAGTGCTTAAGTGCGACGATAAATAG
- the tadA gene encoding tRNA adenosine(34) deaminase TadA encodes MDELFMKEALKEAQKAYDINEVPIGAVIVRDGEIVGRGYNQKETLKDATLHAEIAAIKEACRKLGGWRLPGCTMYVTLEPCSMCAGALVNARIEKLVIGAADLKTGACGSVLNIAQTDKLNHQIDVKFGIMEDSCSDILKKFFSELRISKKSKERAMVKYPVLEINVDKLRANTKIVTKLCGSSGIEVAGIVKVFGGIIPGVRAMIEGGCRQIGSSRIEQLKQIKIQGIEIPLLLVRIPMLCEIEDVVRYSDICLVSEEKMLTALNKEAERQNKKYGVVLMYDLGDLREGVFTRNELTELAKMTENKLDSLVLEGVGTNLSCYGSVAPTNKNLLELAEAAAEIEKIIGRELHIVSGGGTTTLPLLVKGEVPEKINHLRLGEGIINTQDLPLYWNTNIEGLDKDTFILKAQIIELNEKPTHPIGELTVNAFGEQAYYEDRGIRKRAIIALGNQDVGDSSKLVPKDKDIIVMGASSDHTILDIHDCKREYKLGDVVEFNVLYQAMLFTSLSEYICKKIISND; translated from the coding sequence ATGGATGAATTATTTATGAAAGAAGCCTTGAAGGAGGCTCAAAAAGCTTATGATATCAATGAGGTTCCAATAGGAGCCGTAATAGTTCGGGATGGTGAAATAGTAGGAAGAGGCTACAACCAGAAAGAAACGCTTAAAGATGCAACTTTGCATGCAGAGATAGCAGCAATCAAAGAAGCTTGCAGAAAATTGGGAGGCTGGAGGCTGCCCGGGTGCACTATGTACGTTACGCTGGAGCCATGCTCCATGTGCGCTGGTGCTCTTGTAAACGCAAGAATTGAGAAGCTTGTTATAGGCGCTGCAGACTTAAAAACAGGAGCTTGCGGCTCCGTGTTGAATATAGCTCAAACAGATAAGCTGAATCATCAGATAGATGTGAAATTCGGGATTATGGAGGACAGTTGTTCAGATATTCTGAAGAAATTTTTTTCTGAGCTTAGAATATCAAAAAAATCTAAGGAGAGAGCCATGGTTAAATATCCGGTACTTGAAATTAATGTTGACAAACTCAGGGCTAACACAAAAATTGTTACAAAACTCTGCGGCAGCAGCGGTATTGAGGTTGCCGGGATAGTAAAAGTGTTTGGAGGAATCATTCCGGGCGTTCGCGCTATGATTGAAGGTGGGTGCAGGCAAATCGGAAGTTCCAGAATTGAGCAGCTTAAGCAAATAAAAATCCAGGGAATTGAAATTCCTTTGCTTCTTGTGAGAATCCCTATGCTGTGCGAAATAGAGGATGTTGTAAGATACAGCGATATATGCCTTGTTTCTGAGGAGAAAATGTTAACAGCATTAAACAAAGAAGCAGAAAGACAAAATAAAAAATATGGCGTAGTGCTAATGTATGATCTGGGAGATTTGAGGGAAGGCGTATTTACACGAAATGAACTTACTGAGCTGGCAAAGATGACGGAAAATAAATTGGATAGTCTTGTTTTGGAAGGTGTTGGAACAAATCTGAGCTGCTACGGATCGGTGGCACCAACAAATAAAAATCTATTAGAGCTTGCTGAAGCTGCGGCAGAAATTGAAAAAATAATCGGAAGAGAACTGCATATTGTTTCAGGAGGTGGAACTACCACACTTCCTCTTTTGGTCAAAGGTGAAGTCCCAGAAAAAATAAACCATCTTCGCTTAGGTGAAGGAATTATAAATACTCAGGATCTTCCACTTTATTGGAATACAAATATAGAAGGACTTGATAAAGATACATTTATATTAAAGGCTCAGATAATAGAGCTAAACGAAAAGCCTACACACCCTATTGGAGAGCTGACAGTTAACGCTTTTGGAGAGCAGGCTTACTACGAAGATAGAGGTATCCGAAAAAGGGCAATAATTGCATTGGGCAACCAAGATGTTGGAGATTCGTCAAAGCTCGTGCCGAAGGACAAGGATATAATTGTAATGGGCGCAAGCAGCGACCACACAATTTTGGATATACACGATTGCAAGAGAGAATATAAACTGGGCGATGTTGTGGAATTCAATGTATTATATCAGGCGATGTTGTTTACATCACTGTCTGAATATATATGTAAAAAAATAATCAGCAACGATTAA